One segment of Ricinus communis isolate WT05 ecotype wild-type chromosome 8, ASM1957865v1, whole genome shotgun sequence DNA contains the following:
- the LOC8284776 gene encoding peptidyl-prolyl cis-trans isomerase CYP21-1: MPVLSHPKFLLLFISLGILLIFTFIAPKKDAEKAEEVHEITHRVYLDVDIEEQRLGRIVIGLYGQVVPKTVENFRALCTGEKGKGKSGKILHYKGTPFHRIVSGFVIQGGDIVHGDGRGSESIYGGTFPDENFKIKNSHPGAVAMVNSGPDSNGSQFFITTVKASWLDGEHVVFGKVIQGMDTVYAIEGGAGTYSGKPRKKVVIADSGEIPKSKWDEER; the protein is encoded by the exons ATGCCAGTTTTGTCACATCCTAAGTTCCTTCttctcttcatttctcttGGCATTTTGCtcattttcactttcattGCTCCTAAAAAG GATGCAGAGAAAGCAGAAGAGGTGCATGAGATCACACATAGAGTATACTTGGATGTTGATATTGAAGAACAGCGTTTAG GTAGAATTGTTATTGGATTATATGGCCAGGTTGTACCAAAAACAGTAG AAAATTTCAGGGCATTGTGCACAG GGGAGAAGGGTAAAGGTAAAAGTGGGAAAATTCTCCATTATAAGGGAACACCATTCCATCGTATAGTATCTGGGTTTGTGATTCAAGGTGGTGACATAGTTCATGGCGATGGGAGGGGAAGTGAGTCCATATACGGTGGCACTTTCCCTGATGAGAATTTTAAGATAAAGAATTCACATCCAG GTGCTGTTGCCATGGTGAATTCAGGACCAGATTCTAATGGGTCACAGTTTTTTATTACTACTGTCAAGGCCAGCTG GTTGGATGGAGAACATGTTGTCTTTGGCAAGGTTATTCAGGGCATGGATACTGTATATGCAATTGAAGGGGGAGCAGGAACCTACAGTGGAAAACCTCGAAAGAAAGTGGTGATTGCTGATTCTGGGGAGATACCCAAGAGCAAGTGGGATGAAGAGAGATGA